A single region of the Streptomyces caelestis genome encodes:
- a CDS encoding maleylpyruvate isomerase N-terminal domain-containing protein, protein MTTEIRQAYLLAAERGVRLLATEEVARCWEDESVLPGMSVGGLAGHLARSVLQVEWFLDGEVAGAEPVSPVRYYARLVGTSVPDSALNVGVRARSEETASAGPAIVAEQAQAAWRRLARRLDEEPADRRVAVLHRPGEEMLLDGYLQTRCVELAVHLDDLALSVGVRCQAPEAALAIAVDVLVAAARDRHGDQAVLHALARRERDSGQALRVL, encoded by the coding sequence ATGACTACGGAGATACGGCAGGCGTACCTACTGGCTGCCGAACGGGGTGTGCGGCTGCTGGCGACGGAAGAGGTGGCGCGCTGCTGGGAGGACGAGTCCGTGCTGCCGGGGATGTCGGTGGGCGGACTGGCCGGTCACCTTGCGCGCAGTGTTCTGCAGGTCGAGTGGTTCCTCGACGGTGAGGTGGCCGGCGCGGAACCGGTGTCCCCGGTGCGCTACTACGCCAGGCTCGTCGGCACGTCCGTGCCCGACTCCGCGCTCAACGTCGGCGTGCGGGCGCGGAGCGAGGAGACGGCCTCAGCCGGTCCCGCCATCGTGGCTGAGCAGGCGCAGGCTGCGTGGCGGCGACTGGCGCGGCGGCTGGACGAGGAGCCGGCCGATCGGCGGGTCGCCGTCCTCCACCGGCCAGGAGAGGAGATGCTGCTCGACGGCTACCTCCAGACCCGGTGTGTCGAACTGGCGGTCCATCTGGACGACTTGGCTTTGAGCGTGGGTGTTCGTTGCCAGGCCCCCGAAGCCGCACTCGCCATCGCGGTCGACGTGCTGGTCGCGGCAGCCCGCGACCGGCACGGCGATCAGGCCGTGCTGCATGCGCTGGCCAGACGAGAGCGCGATTCCGGCCAGGCATTGCGCGTGTTGTAG
- a CDS encoding YciI family protein — protein MEYFCYHRDRPGSLPLRHELLEKHWSYMDRYATEMIARGPTFADDGETLTGSVHILDLPDPATARAFAFDEPNYQAGAYRDVLLRRWRNLLGRTMWDFPGGPTTGNRHLVLGLGLGPAPATADLDTPPDSNDLIAYGPLLSDDGSAWLGTAALVRAPDAETARRVLTPGRYADIEVHAWEFGGRR, from the coding sequence ATGGAGTACTTCTGTTACCACCGCGATCGCCCCGGCTCGCTGCCACTGCGTCACGAACTACTGGAAAAACACTGGTCCTACATGGACCGGTACGCGACCGAGATGATCGCCCGTGGCCCGACCTTCGCCGATGACGGAGAAACCCTCACCGGCAGCGTCCACATCCTCGACCTGCCGGACCCCGCCACCGCCCGTGCCTTCGCCTTCGACGAGCCCAACTACCAGGCCGGCGCGTACCGGGACGTCCTGCTGCGCCGCTGGCGCAACCTCCTGGGCCGCACCATGTGGGACTTCCCCGGCGGCCCGACGACCGGCAACCGCCACCTCGTACTCGGACTCGGACTGGGCCCGGCCCCGGCGACGGCCGACCTGGACACGCCACCCGACTCGAACGACCTGATCGCCTACGGCCCCCTGCTGTCCGACGACGGCTCCGCCTGGCTGGGCACGGCGGCGCTGGTCCGGGCCCCGGACGCGGAGACGGCGCGCCGTGTCCTCACGCCGGGGCGGTATGCCGACATCGAGGTGCACGCCTGGGAGTTCGGCGGACGGCGGTGA
- a CDS encoding alpha/beta fold hydrolase yields the protein MTAVDAPPIVFVHGTRFSAGQWSPQLAALRDEFPVSAVDLPGHGSRSAEAWSLKAAVEVVSDAVESLGCGPALVVGHSLGGYASLEFARVRPERLRGLVLAGASASTRGAWAVPYRWAAGLVPRLPADRLAGWNDWLLRRMYPAEVVEATIRSGYAFHTLPAAWDEVLGRFDADAMRHVKAPVLILNGEKDSVFRSGEAEFARAHPRARVELIPRAGHLANFDDPVAFSEAVRRFAQHLSNSG from the coding sequence ATGACGGCAGTTGACGCACCACCCATCGTCTTCGTGCACGGGACGCGGTTCAGCGCGGGACAGTGGAGCCCGCAGCTCGCCGCGCTGCGGGACGAGTTCCCCGTGTCCGCCGTCGATCTGCCAGGGCATGGTTCCCGTTCCGCCGAGGCCTGGAGCCTGAAGGCGGCCGTGGAGGTCGTCTCCGATGCCGTGGAGTCGCTCGGGTGCGGGCCGGCCCTGGTCGTGGGGCACTCGCTCGGGGGTTACGCCTCGCTGGAGTTCGCGCGGGTTCGCCCGGAGCGGTTGCGCGGGCTGGTGCTCGCGGGGGCCAGTGCCTCGACTCGTGGGGCGTGGGCGGTGCCGTACCGGTGGGCCGCCGGGCTCGTGCCGCGGCTGCCCGCGGATCGGCTGGCCGGGTGGAACGACTGGTTGCTGCGCAGGATGTATCCGGCCGAGGTCGTCGAGGCCACCATCCGGTCGGGGTACGCCTTCCACACCCTGCCCGCCGCCTGGGACGAGGTGCTGGGGCGTTTCGACGCGGACGCGATGCGTCATGTGAAGGCTCCGGTGCTCATCCTGAACGGCGAGAAGGACAGCGTCTTCCGGTCCGGCGAGGCGGAGTTCGCCCGGGCGCATCCGCGGGCCCGCGTCGAGCTGATCCCGAGAGCCGGGCATCTCGCGAACTTCGACGATCCGGTTGCCTTCAGCGAAGCCGTTCGCCGCTTCGCCCAACATCTGAGCAACAGCGGCTGA
- a CDS encoding RNA-guided endonuclease InsQ/TnpB family protein has product MCVKRAFKYRFYPTDAQAVELSRTFGCVRKVYNMALAARTEAWARQERVNYNQTSAMLTAWKKTEELAFLNDVSSVPLQQCLRHLQTAFTNFFGKRAKYPRFKSRKKSRRSAEYTTSGFRFRDGKLTLAKMTEPLDIVWSRPLPQGATPSTVTVSQDAAGRWFVSMLCDDPGVKPLPAADTAIGVDVGLDHLLTLSTGEKVANLRHERRDRARLAKAQRELSRKARGSNNRAKARRKVARVHARIVDRRRDHLHKLTTRLVRENQTLVIEDLTVRTMVRNRSLARAISDAAWAEFRSLLEYKAAWYGREVIAVDRFFPSSRLCSQCGALQDKMPLHVRTWTCDSCGTTHDRDVNAAKNLLAAGLAVTVCGAGVRPQRSTPGGQSATKQKPSQREP; this is encoded by the coding sequence ATGTGCGTGAAGCGGGCGTTCAAGTACCGCTTCTATCCGACCGATGCGCAGGCGGTTGAGCTGTCGCGCACGTTCGGATGTGTGCGCAAGGTCTACAACATGGCGCTCGCGGCCCGCACCGAGGCGTGGGCGCGCCAGGAGCGGGTGAACTACAACCAGACCTCGGCCATGCTGACGGCGTGGAAGAAGACCGAGGAGCTGGCCTTCCTTAACGACGTGTCGTCGGTGCCGTTGCAGCAATGTCTGCGGCATCTGCAGACAGCGTTCACGAACTTCTTCGGCAAGCGGGCGAAGTATCCGCGCTTCAAGTCGCGGAAGAAGTCGCGCAGGTCCGCCGAGTACACCACGTCCGGTTTCCGCTTCCGTGACGGGAAGCTGACCCTGGCGAAGATGACGGAACCACTGGACATCGTGTGGTCGCGTCCGCTCCCGCAGGGGGCGACGCCGTCCACGGTGACCGTCTCCCAGGACGCGGCCGGACGCTGGTTCGTCTCCATGCTGTGTGACGACCCCGGCGTCAAGCCGCTCCCGGCCGCCGATACGGCCATCGGTGTGGATGTCGGCCTGGACCATCTGCTGACCCTCTCTACCGGGGAGAAGGTCGCCAATCTCCGGCACGAGCGCCGCGACCGCGCCCGCCTGGCGAAGGCTCAGCGGGAACTGTCCCGCAAGGCCAGGGGGTCGAACAACCGAGCCAAGGCCCGCAGGAAGGTCGCGAGGGTCCACGCGAGGATCGTCGACCGGCGCCGTGACCACCTGCACAAGCTGACCACCCGACTCGTGCGTGAAAACCAAACGCTCGTGATCGAGGACCTGACCGTGCGCACCATGGTCAGGAACCGGAGTCTGGCCCGCGCCATCTCTGATGCCGCCTGGGCCGAGTTCCGGAGCCTTCTGGAGTACAAGGCCGCCTGGTACGGGCGGGAAGTGATCGCGGTGGACCGCTTCTTCCCCTCGTCCAGGCTGTGCTCCCAGTGCGGTGCCTTGCAGGACAAGATGCCGCTACACGTCCGTACCTGGACGTGCGACAGCTGTGGCACGACCCACGACCGGGACGTGAACGCGGCGAAAAACCTTCTGGCCGCCGGGCTGGCGGTGACAGTCTGTGGAGCCGGTGTAAGACCTCAACGGAGCACTCCGGGCGGGCAGTCGGCGACGAAGCAGAAACCCTCACAGCGCGAGCCGTGA
- a CDS encoding DUF4360 domain-containing protein — translation MAGGLLLSGAIAALLTSALPAPSPSSGFVDPPPDKIVIKVATVNGSGCPQGTAAVAVSEDNTAFTVTYSDYLAQAGGGSDPTAFRRNCQLSLIVHVPQGFTYAIAGADYRGFASLQRGASATQRASYYFQGSPSTVSRNHPFSGPYDNWQATDETDWAQLVYAPCGVQRNFNINTELRVNAGTQSADKVSFIRCRRGESCLRAGEESDSCGARQGAVIRRQG, via the coding sequence ATGGCCGGTGGCCTGCTTCTGAGCGGCGCGATCGCCGCGCTCCTCACCAGCGCACTCCCCGCACCATCCCCGTCCTCCGGGTTCGTCGACCCGCCCCCGGACAAGATCGTCATCAAGGTCGCCACGGTGAACGGCTCCGGCTGTCCGCAAGGCACGGCAGCGGTCGCCGTCTCCGAGGACAACACGGCGTTCACGGTCACCTACAGCGACTACCTCGCCCAGGCCGGCGGAGGCTCCGACCCGACCGCGTTCCGCAGAAACTGCCAGCTCAGCCTGATCGTTCACGTGCCCCAGGGCTTCACGTACGCCATCGCCGGCGCCGACTACCGCGGCTTCGCCTCACTCCAGCGCGGCGCGAGCGCCACCCAGCGAGCCTCGTACTACTTCCAGGGCTCGCCGAGCACGGTGTCCAGGAACCACCCCTTCAGCGGCCCCTACGACAACTGGCAGGCCACCGACGAGACGGACTGGGCCCAGCTGGTCTACGCACCCTGCGGAGTCCAGCGCAACTTCAACATCAACACCGAACTCCGGGTCAACGCCGGTACGCAGTCGGCCGACAAGGTCAGTTTCATCCGTTGCCGCCGAGGAGAGTCCTGCCTTCGTGCGGGGGAGGAATCGGACTCCTGCGGGGCAAGGCAGGGAGCTGTGATTCGCCGCCAGGGCTGA
- a CDS encoding RrF2 family transcriptional regulator: protein MRISARADYAVRAVVELAVRQGEGPVKAEAVATAQDIPHKFLEGILGDLRRSGVVDSRRGGGGGYRLAREAAEITVADVIRAVDGPIVSVRGERPTGLAYTGTAEPLLPLWIALRANVRRILEGVTIADLAAGALPEPVERLAAEPAAWENP, encoded by the coding sequence ATGAGGATCTCGGCACGTGCGGACTACGCGGTACGAGCGGTCGTGGAACTGGCCGTCCGGCAGGGCGAGGGGCCGGTCAAGGCGGAGGCCGTCGCCACCGCGCAGGACATCCCCCACAAGTTCCTGGAAGGGATCCTCGGCGATCTGCGGCGGAGCGGTGTCGTCGACAGCCGGCGCGGCGGGGGCGGCGGCTACCGGCTGGCCCGGGAGGCCGCGGAGATCACGGTCGCGGACGTGATCCGGGCCGTGGACGGACCGATCGTCTCGGTACGCGGCGAGCGCCCGACCGGCCTCGCCTACACCGGCACGGCCGAGCCGCTGCTGCCGCTGTGGATCGCCCTGCGGGCCAATGTGCGCAGGATCCTGGAGGGCGTGACGATCGCCGACCTCGCGGCCGGTGCGCTGCCCGAGCCGGTGGAGCGGCTGGCGGCGGAACCGGCGGCCTGGGAGAACCCGTGA
- a CDS encoding glycoside hydrolase family 35 protein produces the protein MELSRRTFHALAGTAALGFTLTGSGSPTSADTARSVPTGPPPPVPSADGRRHEVGFDRYSLLVDGRRLVLWSGEMHPFRLPSPSLWRDMLEKMRAHGYNAVSVYVAWNYHSPAPGRYDFTGVRDLDLFLRMAAETGLYVILRPGPYINAEVDAGGFPGWLTATEGTARTSDPTYLRYVDEWLSAVNAIVAKRLFTRGTGTVLLYQIENEYDAHVGEPTGRAYMSYLYEKVRADGIDVPLFHNDKGRDGAWAPGSFGTGGEKGRWLYGFDGYPEPDEVPPDWGRFGPGGAKGGATASPRTPGFVPEFGGGWFDPWGGSWFDGKGYAESRRTRDAAYERRFYLTNLANGITLHNVYMTYGGTSWGWLPAPVVYTSYDYGAAFDEARNATPKLPAMHQIGQLLRHVPDLAKLNRAKAVRAADERIKVYHLVNPDTGAHFYVLRNDSEEAVTSTLPDAGIDLPVTVPARDAKLITAGLRIGRRTLVHATVQPMLTLTAGRQDIAVFAGRRGDLAQVVLDSPDEPTPMRLDPEPAWAYNLGKLYVTAPLGVSELSRVRIESDGVDTPMLLLFADDATALRLWPYETPSGPLLVYGPALLRSAELRGSTVHLTGDTTAVTGLEVWGPRGITHVTWNGRPVPTRISGTGSLLALRPLAGVTRPALPALDGWRRRTENPEAESGFDDSGWTAADKKTSFSTTPVPDGQPVLFADDYGFHYGDVWYRGEWTDADGIESVSLAYSTGTQGLLMAWLDGEPLGTHRMPVPDKDRARQGTWTAKATFGLPEGLRKKFREDRESRGSGERHVLSVLVRRMQHDMDGKALDTHKAARGLTAVTFEGASPEVTWRIQGASTPDPVRGPMNNGGLYGEREGWHLPEYDDKDWKDTELPRADRRQGVTWYRTDFRLDVDPGVDASVGLVLDDDPERAYRVQIFLNGWNMGQYINDVGPQHTFVLPNGILRTRGANTLALAVLSDGTTPSGPGDVRLTLLGAAAGGVPVKAV, from the coding sequence TTGGAGCTCAGCAGGCGTACCTTCCACGCTCTCGCCGGCACGGCCGCGCTCGGCTTCACGCTGACCGGCAGCGGGTCGCCGACCTCCGCCGACACGGCGCGGAGCGTGCCCACGGGCCCACCGCCACCCGTGCCGAGCGCGGACGGCCGGCGGCACGAGGTCGGCTTCGACCGGTACTCGCTGCTGGTCGACGGCCGCCGCCTGGTGCTCTGGTCGGGTGAGATGCACCCCTTCCGGCTGCCGAGCCCGTCCCTGTGGCGGGACATGCTGGAGAAGATGCGCGCTCATGGCTACAACGCCGTCAGCGTGTACGTCGCCTGGAACTACCACTCCCCCGCCCCGGGCCGGTACGACTTCACCGGTGTGCGGGACCTGGACCTGTTCCTGCGGATGGCGGCCGAGACCGGTCTGTACGTGATCCTGCGGCCCGGCCCGTACATCAACGCGGAGGTCGACGCCGGTGGCTTCCCCGGCTGGCTGACCGCGACCGAGGGCACGGCCCGGACCTCCGACCCGACGTATCTGCGGTACGTCGACGAGTGGCTGTCCGCCGTCAACGCCATCGTCGCGAAGCGCCTGTTCACCCGGGGGACGGGCACGGTCCTGCTGTACCAGATCGAGAACGAGTACGACGCCCACGTCGGCGAACCGACCGGGCGCGCCTACATGTCGTACCTGTACGAGAAGGTCCGCGCCGACGGCATCGACGTGCCGCTGTTCCACAACGACAAGGGGCGCGACGGGGCTTGGGCCCCGGGTTCCTTCGGCACCGGCGGGGAGAAGGGGCGCTGGCTTTACGGGTTCGACGGGTATCCGGAGCCGGACGAGGTGCCGCCCGACTGGGGGCGCTTCGGGCCCGGCGGGGCGAAGGGCGGGGCCACGGCCAGTCCGAGGACCCCCGGGTTCGTGCCCGAGTTCGGCGGGGGGTGGTTCGACCCGTGGGGCGGGTCCTGGTTCGACGGGAAGGGGTACGCCGAGTCGCGCCGGACCCGGGACGCGGCGTACGAGCGGCGCTTCTACCTCACCAACCTCGCCAACGGCATCACGCTGCACAACGTCTACATGACGTACGGCGGCACCTCCTGGGGCTGGCTGCCCGCGCCGGTCGTCTACACCTCGTACGACTACGGCGCGGCCTTCGACGAGGCCCGCAACGCCACCCCGAAGCTCCCCGCGATGCACCAGATCGGGCAGTTGCTGCGCCACGTGCCGGACCTCGCCAAGCTGAACCGGGCGAAGGCCGTACGGGCCGCCGACGAGCGGATCAAGGTCTACCACCTGGTCAATCCCGACACCGGCGCCCACTTCTACGTCCTGCGCAACGACTCCGAGGAGGCGGTCACCTCGACGCTGCCGGACGCCGGGATCGACCTGCCGGTCACGGTCCCGGCGCGGGACGCCAAGCTGATCACCGCCGGGCTGAGAATCGGGAGGCGGACGCTGGTGCACGCCACCGTGCAGCCGATGCTGACCCTGACCGCCGGGCGGCAGGACATCGCCGTGTTCGCGGGCCGGCGGGGCGATCTGGCGCAGGTCGTGCTGGACAGCCCGGACGAGCCGACGCCCATGCGGCTGGACCCGGAACCCGCGTGGGCCTACAACCTCGGCAAGCTGTACGTCACCGCTCCGCTCGGCGTCAGCGAGCTGAGCCGGGTGCGGATCGAGAGCGACGGCGTGGACACGCCGATGCTGCTGCTGTTCGCCGACGACGCGACGGCCCTGCGCCTGTGGCCGTACGAGACGCCGTCCGGCCCGCTCCTCGTCTACGGCCCGGCCCTGCTGCGGTCGGCCGAGCTGCGCGGCTCCACCGTCCACCTCACCGGGGACACCACCGCGGTGACCGGCCTGGAGGTGTGGGGGCCGCGCGGGATCACCCATGTCACGTGGAACGGGCGCCCGGTGCCCACCCGGATCAGCGGCACCGGCAGCCTGCTGGCACTCCGCCCGCTCGCCGGCGTGACCCGGCCGGCCCTCCCCGCCCTCGACGGCTGGCGGCGGCGGACCGAGAACCCGGAGGCCGAGTCCGGCTTCGACGACTCCGGCTGGACGGCGGCCGACAAGAAGACGTCGTTCAGCACGACGCCCGTGCCCGACGGGCAGCCCGTCCTGTTCGCCGACGACTACGGCTTCCACTACGGCGACGTCTGGTACCGGGGCGAGTGGACCGACGCGGACGGCATCGAGTCCGTCTCCCTCGCCTACAGCACGGGCACGCAGGGCCTGCTGATGGCCTGGCTGGACGGCGAGCCGCTGGGCACGCACCGGATGCCGGTGCCGGACAAGGACCGGGCGCGGCAGGGGACGTGGACGGCCAAGGCCACCTTCGGCCTGCCGGAGGGACTGCGGAAGAAGTTCCGTGAGGACCGCGAGAGTCGCGGGAGCGGTGAGCGGCACGTCCTGTCCGTGCTCGTCCGGCGGATGCAGCACGACATGGACGGCAAGGCGCTCGACACCCACAAGGCCGCGCGCGGACTGACCGCCGTGACCTTCGAGGGCGCCTCCCCCGAGGTGACCTGGCGGATCCAGGGCGCGTCGACGCCCGACCCGGTGCGCGGGCCGATGAACAACGGCGGGCTGTACGGGGAGCGCGAGGGCTGGCATCTGCCCGAGTACGACGACAAGGACTGGAAGGACACCGAGCTTCCCCGGGCCGACCGGCGGCAGGGCGTCACCTGGTACCGGACGGACTTCCGGCTGGACGTCGACCCGGGGGTCGACGCCTCCGTCGGGCTCGTCCTGGACGACGACCCGGAGCGGGCCTACCGCGTCCAGATCTTCCTCAACGGCTGGAACATGGGCCAGTACATCAACGACGTAGGGCCGCAGCACACTTTCGTGCTGCCGAACGGGATCCTGCGCACACGTGGTGCCAACACACTGGCGTTGGCGGTGCTGTCGGACGGGACCACACCGTCGGGCCCGGGGGATGTGCGGCTGACACTGTTGGGCGCAGCGGCCGGAGGGGTGCCCGTCAAGGCGGTGTGA